In Nocardioides nitrophenolicus, the genomic window CGGGGACGTTGCGGCGCAGGAATCCCTCGAGCAGGTCGCGGATGGTGGCGAAGTCGCCGGTGCGCTGCAGCGCCACGAACTCGTCGAGCTCCTGCTCGACCTCGCTCTGCAGGGTCTCGGTCAAGGCCCGGCTCTCGACCCAGTAGACGATCAGGCCCGCGCCGGCGAGGGCGACGGTGACCAGCAGCGCGACCGTCGCCGTGATCCGGGTCCGGACGGACAGCCCGGACCGTGCGGGGCCGGTGCGTGGCTCAGTCGTCGTCATCGTGCCCGCGGTCGTCCCGGTCGTCCCGGTCCTCCCGGCGGTCGTCGCGGTCATCGCCGTGCCGGTCGTCGCGGTCGTCGCGGTCGTCGTCGCGGCCGCGGCGGTCGTCGTCATCGTCATCGTCGTCGAGGTCCGGCTGCGGCGTGATCACCTCGGTGCGCGGCGTGACCGGCTCGCTCGGCGGGCTGGCCGGGGAGGTCGGGGAGGTCGGGGTGGGCTCGGTGGCCGGCGTGGTGGGCGAGCTCCCGGCCGGCGCCGGACCGAGGTCGACGGGGGTGCGGGCGGGCGGCTCGTCGGCGCCCGCGCGCACCACCGCGCCCGCGGTGAAGCCGGCCAGCACCATCAGCGCCGCGACCGGCAGCAGGATCTTCCACGCACGACTCATGACCGCATCATCCTGCCCGATCGTGGGCGGTTCGTGAGAGCCGGATGAGAGGACTCTCATCCGGTGGGTGCCCTCTTTCGGAGGCAGCGCGGGACGGGCTCTCGGGCCTAGGGTGGTGGGTGTCACATCCGTGACGCGTGCCCGAGCCCAGGAGGCCCCGCGTGTTCGTCCCGTTCAGCGTCAACGACTTCCTCGACCGCGCCGTCCAGGTGTACGGCGAGCGGGTGGGTGTCGTCGACGAGCCGACCCAGCCCGCGCCCAGCCAGGGCGAGCTGACCTACGCCCGGATCGGCGAGCTGGCCCGGCGCCAGGCCGCCCGGCTCGACGAGCTCGGCATCGGCGTCGGCGAGCGGGTCGCGGTCGTCAGCCACAACAGCAGCCGGCTGCTGACGTCCTTCTTCGGCGTGAGCGGCTGGGGCCGGGTGCTGGTGCCGGTGAACTTCCGGCTCAGCCCCGACGAGGTGCAGTACATCGTCGACCACTCGGGTGCCCGGGTGCTCTACGTCGACCCCGAGCTCGAGGAGTCGCTGGCCGGCGTGACGTGCGAGCAGAAGTACCTGCTCGGCGACGACGACGCGCTCTACGCCCCCGAGGGCGCCGAGCCCAAGGCGTGGGACCACGACGAGGGCGCGACCGCCACCATCAACTACACCTCCGGCACCACCGCCCGGCCCAAGGGCGTGCAGATCACCCACCGCAACATCTGGGTGAACGCGGTGACCTTCGGCCTGCACGCCGGCATCAGCGACCGCGACGTCTACCTCCACACGCTGCCGCAGTTCCACGCCAACGGCTGGGGGATGCCGTTCGCGATGACCGGCGTCGGCGCCCGTCACATCATCCTGCGCAAGGTCGACGGCGCCGAGATCCTGCGCCGGGTCCGCGACCACGGGGTCACCGTGATGTGCGCGGCGCCGGCGGTCGCGGCCGCGGTGCTGGAGGCCGCGCAGACCTGGGAGGGCGAGATCCCCGGGCGCGACAAGGTGCGGATCATCATGGCCGGCGCCCCGCCGCCGACCAAGACCGTCATCCGGGTCCAGGAGGAGCTGGGCTGGGAGTTCATCCAGATCTACGGCCTCACCGAGACCTCGCCGCTGCTGACCATCAACCGCACCCGCGCCGAGTGGGACGACCTCTCGGCCGAGGAGCGCGCCACCCGGCTCACCCGCGCCGGGGCGCCGGCGATCGGCGTACGGCTGGCGATCGACGAGTCGGAGGAGGGAGCCGGCGAGGTGCTGGCCCGCTCGAACGTGATCCTCGAGGGCTACTGGGAGCAGCCCGAGGAGTCGGCCGCGGCGCTGAAGGACGGCTGGTTCCACACCGGAGACGGCGGCTACCTCGGCGACGACGGCTACCTCACCATCGCCGACCGCAAGAAGGACGTGATCATCACCGGCGGCGAGAACGTCACCTCGATCGAGGTCGAGGACACCCTGTTCTCGCACCCGGCCGTCGCCGAGGTCGCGGTGATCGGCGTACCGAGCGAGAAGTGGGGCGAGACGATCAAGGCGCTCGTCGTACTGACCCCCGACACGAGCGCCGGCCTCGAGATGGAGGCCGAGCTGATCCGCTGGTGCAAGGACCGGCTGGCCGGCTACAAGGCGCCGACGTCGGTGGAGTTCCGCGACGAGCTGGCCCGGACCGCGACCGGCAAGCTGCAGAAGTTCAAGCTCCGCGCGCCCTACTGGGAGGGGCTGACCCGCCAGGTGAACTGATCGGCCGGGACGAGCGTGGCGGCCCATCCCGCGGCCTGCCACGAGGTCGCCGTCGCCTCTGCCCAGGCCGGGTCCGCCGACGCGACGACGTCGACCTCGGTGGCGACCGCGTCCGGCCGCGCCGCCGGTACGCCGAGCGGCCGGCCGCTGATCGGGTCGGTGAAGTCGGGGCCGCCGTCGACGCAGGTCACCCGGCGCAGGCCGATCCCGAGGCGGCGCTGGTGCTGGGCCAGGCTCAGCGCGGCGATGCCGGCCTCGCCGTACCCGACGACGGTGAGGTGGTCCGGCGGGTGCACGGCCGAGCCGCGGGCGTAGCGGATCGAGCGGAGCAGGTCGCGCCCGTCCTCCCAGGTCGGTACGACGACCCGCACCCCGCCGCGGGTCGCGATCCGGCTCGCCAGGGCGCCGACGGCGTCGGCGTCGGTGCGGACCGCGGGGTGCCACAGCAGGAGGGTGTCCAGGTTGGGGTGGCCGTGCACGGCCACGGGAATGCCGGGCGCCTGCTGATCCTGCATGGGACCACCGTAGGCTGAGCTCCCACAGGTCCGCGGCCCAGGAACCCGGTGTGAGACCGGGGCGGTTCCGCCACTGTGACCCCGACGCCCTCGTGGCGGCGGGCAGCCAGACACTGGCCGCGGACACACCTACCGATGAGGGGCGAGAACCCCGAGGAGGCCTTGAGCGTCATGGCGCGCATCGCACTGCTGTCCACGTCCGACACCGACCTGCTGTCCGCGCGGGCGAGCGGGGCCGACTACGGGTGGGCCAACCCGAACCGTTCGACCCTCGACGGCCTCGTCGCGCTGGCCGAGGGGAGCGACCTGGTCGTCGTCCGGCTGCTCGGCTCCCCCCAGCAGTACGACGGCGAGCTGGCCGCGCTGCGGGCCACCGGGCGTCCGCTGGTGGTGCTCGGCGGCGAGCAGACACCGAGCGCGGAGCTGATGGAGACCTCGACGGTCCCGGTCGGGCTCGCGGCCGAGGCGCACCGCTACCTGGCCGAGGGCGGCCCGCGGAACCTGGCCCAGCTGCACGCCTTCCTCTCCGACACGGTGCTGCTCACCGGTGAGGGCTTCGAGGCCCCGGAGGTGATCCCGGCCTGGGGCCTGGTCGAGCGGCCTGGTGCGATAGTCCCTGCTCAAAAGCACCGAGATGCCCCGAGAACCGGTGCTTTTGAGCAGGGACTATCGCGGGTGGGCGTCCTCTTCTACCGCGCCCACCAGGCCAGCGGGAACACCGCCTTCGTCCACGCCCTGTGCGACGCGATCGACGCGACCGGGTCGGCCGTGGGGGTGCCGATCTTCGCCGGCTCGCTGCGGGCCGCGCCCGACGAGCTGTTCACCGCGCTCGGTGAGCTCGACGCGCTGGTCGTCACCGTGCTCGCCGCGGGCGGCAGCGTCCCGGCCGGCGCGAGCGCGGGCGGCGACGACGAGACCTGGGACGTGGAGCGGATCGCCGCGCTCGACATCCCCGTGCTGCAGGGCCTGTGCCTGACCAGCAGCCGGGCCGAGTGGGACGCCTCCGACGACGGCGTCTCGCCGCTCGACTACGCCAACCAGGTGGCGATCCCCGAGTTCGACGGGCGGATCAGCACCGCGCCCTTTTCGTTCAAGGAGCTCGACGACGCGGGCCTGCCGTCGTACGTCGCCGACCCGGAGCGCGCCGCCCGGGTGGCCGGGCTCGCGGTGAACTACGCGCGGCTGCGGCGGGTGCCGAACGCCGAGAAGCGGATCGCGCTCATGCTCAGCGCCTACCCCACCAAGCACTCCCGGATCGGCAACGCGGTCGGCCTCGACACGCCCGTCTCGGCGGTGCGGCTGCTGCGCCGGTTGCGCGACGCCGGGTACGACGTCGGCGACGGCTTCGGCGTCCTCGATCTCGAGGACGACACCGAGGCCGGCGACACCCTGATCCACGCGCTCATCGCGGCCGGCGGCCAGGACGAGGAGTGGCTGACCTCCGGCCAGCTCACCGACGCGCACGTGCGGATCACCAAGGCCGAGTACGACGCCTGGACCGCAGACCTGCCCGCCGACCTGCGCGGCGACATGGTCGAGGCGTGGGGCGAGTCGCCCGGCACGCTGTTCGTCAACGACAGCGGCGAGATCGTGCTCGCCACGCTGCGGGCCGGCAACGTCGTGCTGATGATCCAGCCGCCCCGCGGCTTCGGCGAGAACCCGGTCGCGATCTACCACGACCCCGACCTGGCGCCCTCGCACCACTACCTGGCGGCGTACCGCTGGGTCGAGCACGGCTTCGGCGCGCACGCCGTCGTCCACCTCGGCAAGCACGGCTCGATGGAGTGGCTGCCGGGCAAGAACGCCGCGCTGTCGGCGTCCTGCGGCACCGACGCGGCGATCGGCAGCATGCCGCTGATCTACCCCTTCCTCGTCAACGACCCGGGCGAGGGGGCGCAGGCCAAGCGCCGCGCGCACGCCACGATCGTCGACCACCTGGTCCCGCCGATGGCGCGCGCCGAGAGCTACGGCGACATCGCGCGGCTCGAGGGCCTGCTCGAGGAGTACGACAAGATCTCCGCGATGGACCCGGCCAAGCTGGCCGCGATCCGCGGCGAGATCTGGCAGCTCATGCACGCCGCCGAGCTGCACCGTGACCTCGGCCTCGAGGAGAAGCCCGAGGACGACGACTTCGACGACTTCCTGCTCCACGTCGACGGCTGGCTGTGCGAGATCAAGGACGTCCAGATCCGCGACGGCCTGCACGTGCTCGGCCAGGCGCCCGAGGGGGAGGCACGGGTCAACCTGGTGCTCGCGATCCTGCGCGCGGCGCAGGTGTGGGGCGGGCAGTCGCACGCCGTACCAGGGCTGCGGGCCGCGCTCGGCCTCGCGCCGGAGGCGCCGACCACCGAGGTCGACCGGGTCGAGGCCGAGGCACGCGAGCTGGTCGAGGCGATGGAGAAGGCGGGTTGGGACCCCGCCCGCGTCGCCGACCTGCACGCCTCGCCCGAGGTGCGGCAGGTGCTGGCGTTCGCGGCCACCCAGGTCGTCCCGCGCCTGGCCCGGACGACGGACGAGCTCGACCACACCCTGCACGCGCTGGACGGTGGCTACGTCCCGGCCGGCCCGTCCGGCTCGCCGCTGCGGGGCCTGGTCAACGTGCTCCCGACCGGCCGCAACTTCTACACCGTCGACCCGCGCGCCGTCCCGTCCCGGCTGGCCTGGCAGACCGGTCAGGCGATGGCCGAGTCGCTGCTCGCGCGCTACGTCGAGGAGGAGGCTGCGTACCCGGAGTCGGTCGGCCTCTCCGTCTGGGGCACGTCGGCGATGCGCACGTCGGGCGACGACATCGCCGAGGTGCTCGCGCTGCTCGGCGTACGTCCGGAGTGGGACGAGGCGTCGAAGCGGGTGCACGCGCTGACCGTCATCCCGCTGGAGGAGCTCGGCCGGCCGCGGATCGACGTCACCGTGCGGATCTCCGGCTTCTTCCGCGACGCCTTCCCCCACGTGGTCGCGATGCTCGACGACGCCGTGCGGATGGTCGCCGAGCTCGACGAGCCCCTCGACCAGAACTTCGTGCGCGCCCACGCCGCCGCTGACCTGGCCGAGCACGGCGACGAGCGGCGTGCACGCACCCGGATCTTCGGCTCCAAGCCGGGCTCCTACGGCGCCGGCATCCTGCAGGCCGTCGAGTCCGGCTCGTGGCGCGACGACGCCGACCTCGCCGAGGTCTACACCGCGTGGGGCGGCTTCGCCTACGGGCGCGACCTCGACGGCGTACCGGCGGCCGACGACATGCGCGCCAACTACCGGCGGATCAAGGTCGCGGCCAAGAACATCGACACCCGCGAGCACGACATCGCCGACAGCGACGACTACTTCCAGTACCACGGCGGCATGGTCGCCACGATCCGCGCGCTGACCGGCTCGGCCCCGAAGGCGTACGTCGGCGACTCGACCACGCCGGACGCCGTCCGGACTCGCACCCTGCAGGAGGAGACCAACCGCGTCTTCCGCGCCCGCGTCGTCAACCCGCGCTGGATCGGCGCCATGCAGCGGCACGGCTACAAGGGCGCCTTCGAGCTGGCCGCGACCGTCGACTACCTGTTCGGCTTCGACGCGACCGCGGGCGTGGTGCACGACTGGATGTACGAGTCGCTGGCTCGGTCGTACGTGCTGGACGAGACCAACCAGGAGTTCCTGCGCAAGTCGAACCCGTGGGCGCTGCGGAGCATCGTCGAGCGGCTGCACGAGGCCAAGGACCGTGGGCTGTGGGAGTCGCCGGATCCCGAGGTGCTGGCGGCGCTGCAGGCCGCCTATCTCGAGGTCGAGGGCGACCTGGAGGACCGATGAGGGGCGCTCTGGGGCATGCGGTTTGGGACCAAACCGTAGCGACACGCCGTACGAGCACGTCGTTGGTGCCCAATTCCCAGCTGGTCGGACCAGTTCGATGACCGCCGCCCGAGTACGCATCCTCGGCTTCGGGATGGGGCCTCAGCACGTCACCCCGGAGGTCGCGGCGGCGCTGGGGGAGTGCGACTACGCGATCGCGGTGCAGAAGGGCGACGAGGACGCCTTGCTGGAGGCCCGGCGCGCGGTCTGCGAGGCGTACGGCGTCGAGCTGGTCGTCGTACGCGACCCGGAGCGGGACCGCTCGCCGGGCCTCGACCGGTCGGCCTACGAGGGCGCCGTGGCGGACTGGTACGCCGCCCGGCTGGCCGCGTACCGCGCGGTGCTGGACGGGCGCGGCGGGACGTGCGCCTTCCTGGTCTGGGGGGATCCGTCGCTCTACGACGGGACCATCCGGATCGTGCGCGAGCTGGACGTGCCGTTCGACGTGCTCCCCGGGGTGAGCGCGCCGCAGGTCCTGGCCGCCCGGCACCGGATCGTGCTGCACGAGGTCGGCCAGCCGGTCCACGTCACGACCGCGCGGCGACTGCGCGCGGACGTGGCCGCGCGGCAGCGGAACCTCGTCGTGATGCTGACCGCCGGCGTCGACCTCGAGGGCTTCGAGGACTGGACGATCTGGTGGGGCGCGAACCTCGGCGGCGTGGGGGAGCGGCTGGTGTCCGGGCGGGTCGGTGACGTCGTCGGCGTGATCGAGGACGCACGCGCGGCCGCGAAGGCCGAGGCCGGCTGGGTGATGGACCTGTTCCTGCTGCGCGGACCGGAGGCCTGAGGTGGGACTGCCCGAGCGCGACGTACTGCTCTGCCGTGACTGCTGCTGCGGTACGACGAAGAAGCACCCCGACGTCGACCACCGCGCCCAGCGCGACGAGATCGAGGCGCTCGACGACCCGGCGGGCCGGCGCGGTCCGCGGGTGCGGGTCCGCGTCGTCGACTGCCTCGACGAGTGCGACCGGTCGAACGTCGTCCTGGTGCGGGACTTCACCTGGTTCCCGGGCGGCCGTCGGCCCAAGGACTTCTGGCTCGGTGGTGTCCTCTCGGGTGCTGCCACCGAGGCGGTCGTCGACTGGGTGCGCGAGGGTGGCGCCGTGCCCGACGTACTGCAGCGCCACCTGTTCCGGGGGAAGCGCGGATGAGTCACAGGAGCCCCATGGGCTGCACTGGACGGGCAGTTCTGGCACTTGTCGGGCGTTGCAACGGCCGACAAGTGCAGGAATCACCTGTCGACCGGCGATTCCTGCACCCCACCCGGAGCCCCCGATGACCGGCGCGGCCCTGCTCGTCGCAGGGATGACCTCGGACGCCGGCAAGAGCGTGCTGACGACGGGGCTGTGCCGGGCGTTCGCGCGGCGCGGGATCCGGGTGGCGCCGTACAAGGCGCAGAACATGTCCAACAACTCGATGGTCGTCACCGGCCCCGACGGGCGGCCGGGGGAGATCGGGCGGGCGCAGTGGGTGCAGGCGCTCGCCGCGGGGGTGACGCCCGAGGTCGCGATGAACCCGGTGCTGCTCAAGCCCGGCAGCGACCGGCGCAGCCATGTCGTCCTGATGGGTCAGCCGGCGGGCGAGGTGTCCTCGCGCAACTGGCACGACGGCCGCGCTCATCTGGCCGAGACGGCGTTCGCCGCGTTCGACGACCTGCGCTCGCGCTTCGAGCTGGTCGTGGCCGAGGGCGCGGGGAGCCCGGCCGAGATCAACCTGCGGGCCAGCGACTACGTCAACATGGGGCTGGCGCGACACGGCGACGTGCCGACGATCGTGGTCGGCGACATCGACCGCGGGGGCTGGTTCGCCTCGGCCTACGGCACCCTGATGCTGCTCGACGGGGCCGACCAGGCGCTGATCAGGGGGTATGTCGTCAACCGCTTCCGCGGCGACGTCGACCTGCTGCGGCCGGGGCTGGCCGACCTCGAGGCGCGCTCCGGCCGCCCGACGTACGGCGTGCTGCCGTGGCATCCCGACCTGTGGCTCGACTCCGAGGATGCGCTCGACCTCGCCGGCCGGCGGGCCGAGATCGGGGCGGGGGTACGGCGGGTGGCCGTGGTCCGGCTGCCGCGGATCAGCAACTTCACCGACGTCGACGCGCTCGGCCTGGAGCCGGGGCTGGACGTGGAGTTCGTGTCCGACCCGGCGCGGCTGAGCGACGCCGACCTGGTGGTGCTGCCGGGCACGCGGGCGACGCTCGCGGATCTCTCCTGGCTGCGCGAGCGTGGGCTGGACGTGGCGATCCAGCGGCACGCCGCCGCGGGCCGACCGGTGCTCGGGATCTGCGGCGGCTGCCAGATGCTCGGGCGGGTGATCGAGGACCCTGAGGGCACCGAGGGCGCGGCCGGTGCGGTGGTCGAGGGTCTCGGGCTGCTCGACCTGACCACGCGCTTCGGCGCGGAGAAGCGGCTCGCCCTGCACGAGCCGGCCGGCTACGAGATCCATCACGGCCGGATCGCCGGAGCGACCACGGCGGGGAGCGTGACCGGGACGATGGTGCACGGCAGCCTCGAGGACGACCCGACCCGCGCGGC contains:
- a CDS encoding AMP-binding protein; the protein is MFVPFSVNDFLDRAVQVYGERVGVVDEPTQPAPSQGELTYARIGELARRQAARLDELGIGVGERVAVVSHNSSRLLTSFFGVSGWGRVLVPVNFRLSPDEVQYIVDHSGARVLYVDPELEESLAGVTCEQKYLLGDDDALYAPEGAEPKAWDHDEGATATINYTSGTTARPKGVQITHRNIWVNAVTFGLHAGISDRDVYLHTLPQFHANGWGMPFAMTGVGARHIILRKVDGAEILRRVRDHGVTVMCAAPAVAAAVLEAAQTWEGEIPGRDKVRIIMAGAPPPTKTVIRVQEELGWEFIQIYGLTETSPLLTINRTRAEWDDLSAEERATRLTRAGAPAIGVRLAIDESEEGAGEVLARSNVILEGYWEQPEESAAALKDGWFHTGDGGYLGDDGYLTIADRKKDVIITGGENVTSIEVEDTLFSHPAVAEVAVIGVPSEKWGETIKALVVLTPDTSAGLEMEAELIRWCKDRLAGYKAPTSVEFRDELARTATGKLQKFKLRAPYWEGLTRQVN
- the cobN gene encoding cobaltochelatase subunit CobN, whose amino-acid sequence is MARIALLSTSDTDLLSARASGADYGWANPNRSTLDGLVALAEGSDLVVVRLLGSPQQYDGELAALRATGRPLVVLGGEQTPSAELMETSTVPVGLAAEAHRYLAEGGPRNLAQLHAFLSDTVLLTGEGFEAPEVIPAWGLVERPGAIVPAQKHRDAPRTGAFEQGLSRVGVLFYRAHQASGNTAFVHALCDAIDATGSAVGVPIFAGSLRAAPDELFTALGELDALVVTVLAAGGSVPAGASAGGDDETWDVERIAALDIPVLQGLCLTSSRAEWDASDDGVSPLDYANQVAIPEFDGRISTAPFSFKELDDAGLPSYVADPERAARVAGLAVNYARLRRVPNAEKRIALMLSAYPTKHSRIGNAVGLDTPVSAVRLLRRLRDAGYDVGDGFGVLDLEDDTEAGDTLIHALIAAGGQDEEWLTSGQLTDAHVRITKAEYDAWTADLPADLRGDMVEAWGESPGTLFVNDSGEIVLATLRAGNVVLMIQPPRGFGENPVAIYHDPDLAPSHHYLAAYRWVEHGFGAHAVVHLGKHGSMEWLPGKNAALSASCGTDAAIGSMPLIYPFLVNDPGEGAQAKRRAHATIVDHLVPPMARAESYGDIARLEGLLEEYDKISAMDPAKLAAIRGEIWQLMHAAELHRDLGLEEKPEDDDFDDFLLHVDGWLCEIKDVQIRDGLHVLGQAPEGEARVNLVLAILRAAQVWGGQSHAVPGLRAALGLAPEAPTTEVDRVEAEARELVEAMEKAGWDPARVADLHASPEVRQVLAFAATQVVPRLARTTDELDHTLHALDGGYVPAGPSGSPLRGLVNVLPTGRNFYTVDPRAVPSRLAWQTGQAMAESLLARYVEEEAAYPESVGLSVWGTSAMRTSGDDIAEVLALLGVRPEWDEASKRVHALTVIPLEELGRPRIDVTVRISGFFRDAFPHVVAMLDDAVRMVAELDEPLDQNFVRAHAAADLAEHGDERRARTRIFGSKPGSYGAGILQAVESGSWRDDADLAEVYTAWGGFAYGRDLDGVPAADDMRANYRRIKVAAKNIDTREHDIADSDDYFQYHGGMVATIRALTGSAPKAYVGDSTTPDAVRTRTLQEETNRVFRARVVNPRWIGAMQRHGYKGAFELAATVDYLFGFDATAGVVHDWMYESLARSYVLDETNQEFLRKSNPWALRSIVERLHEAKDRGLWESPDPEVLAALQAAYLEVEGDLEDR
- a CDS encoding SAM-dependent methyltransferase: MTAARVRILGFGMGPQHVTPEVAAALGECDYAIAVQKGDEDALLEARRAVCEAYGVELVVVRDPERDRSPGLDRSAYEGAVADWYAARLAAYRAVLDGRGGTCAFLVWGDPSLYDGTIRIVRELDVPFDVLPGVSAPQVLAARHRIVLHEVGQPVHVTTARRLRADVAARQRNLVVMLTAGVDLEGFEDWTIWWGANLGGVGERLVSGRVGDVVGVIEDARAAAKAEAGWVMDLFLLRGPEA
- a CDS encoding cobyric acid synthase, whose protein sequence is MTGAALLVAGMTSDAGKSVLTTGLCRAFARRGIRVAPYKAQNMSNNSMVVTGPDGRPGEIGRAQWVQALAAGVTPEVAMNPVLLKPGSDRRSHVVLMGQPAGEVSSRNWHDGRAHLAETAFAAFDDLRSRFELVVAEGAGSPAEINLRASDYVNMGLARHGDVPTIVVGDIDRGGWFASAYGTLMLLDGADQALIRGYVVNRFRGDVDLLRPGLADLEARSGRPTYGVLPWHPDLWLDSEDALDLAGRRAEIGAGVRRVAVVRLPRISNFTDVDALGLEPGLDVEFVSDPARLSDADLVVLPGTRATLADLSWLRERGLDVAIQRHAAAGRPVLGICGGCQMLGRVIEDPEGTEGAAGAVVEGLGLLDLTTRFGAEKRLALHEPAGYEIHHGRIAGATTAGSVTGTMVHGSLEDDPTRAAYLERALGVTSAASFPAARAARLDLLGDLVEEHLDLDAILDLTR